Proteins encoded in a region of the Salvelinus sp. IW2-2015 linkage group LG27, ASM291031v2, whole genome shotgun sequence genome:
- the LOC139023112 gene encoding uncharacterized protein isoform X1 codes for MVWRRGSKVLSLLLTVSLCLCVSPSLGTGAVELKYTKTPMVGTEGMLLRLICKAEYDTKQCGRIDAFWCHHTLEECPKLIDLGKYLTVVNETFMEDHSVRSIVTDFIKLTPADRGVYQCNAVCEMGGHTAMGHFINITVEAAPIVDQRKASNGGLNWTYSTGTILWSLLLILELLEARSITKLIIELLY; via the exons ATGGTTTGGCGCCGTGGATCTAAAGTTCTGTCCCTGCTGTTgacagtgtctctctgtctctgtgtgtcaccTTCTCTAGGCACAG GTGCCGTAGAGTTGAAGTACACCAAGACTCCTATGGTTGGGACTGAGGGCATGCTCTTGAGGCTCATCTGTAAGGCAGAGTATGACACAAAACAATGTGGTCGTATTGATGCCTTTTGGTGTCATCACACATTGGAAGAGTGTCCCAAGCTCATTGACCTCGGCAAGTACCTGACTGTTGTCAACGAGACGTTTATGGAGGACCACAGTGTCAGAAGCATTGTAACAGACTTCATAAAACTGACCCCTGCTGACCGAGGAGTCTATCAGTGCAATGCAGTATGTGAAATGGGAGGCCATACTGCCATGGGACACTTCATAAATATCACAGTCGAAG CAGCTCCCATAGTTGATCAAAGAAAGGCCAGCAATGGTGGACTGAACTGGACATACAGCACTGGAACAATACTGTGGTCCCTTCTCCTAATACTGGAGTTACTTGAGGCAAGATCAATAACAAA GTTAATCATTGAGCTGCTCTACTAG
- the LOC139023112 gene encoding uncharacterized protein isoform X2, translating into MVWRRGSKVLSLLLTVSLCLCVSPSLGTGAVELKYTKTPMVGTEGMLLRLICKAEYDTKQCGRIDAFWCHHTLEECPKLIDLGKYLTVVNETFMEDHSVRSIVTDFIKLTPADRGVYQCNAVCEMGGHTAMGHFINITVEAAPIVDQRKASNGGLNWTYSTGTILWSLLLILELLEVNH; encoded by the exons ATGGTTTGGCGCCGTGGATCTAAAGTTCTGTCCCTGCTGTTgacagtgtctctctgtctctgtgtgtcaccTTCTCTAGGCACAG GTGCCGTAGAGTTGAAGTACACCAAGACTCCTATGGTTGGGACTGAGGGCATGCTCTTGAGGCTCATCTGTAAGGCAGAGTATGACACAAAACAATGTGGTCGTATTGATGCCTTTTGGTGTCATCACACATTGGAAGAGTGTCCCAAGCTCATTGACCTCGGCAAGTACCTGACTGTTGTCAACGAGACGTTTATGGAGGACCACAGTGTCAGAAGCATTGTAACAGACTTCATAAAACTGACCCCTGCTGACCGAGGAGTCTATCAGTGCAATGCAGTATGTGAAATGGGAGGCCATACTGCCATGGGACACTTCATAAATATCACAGTCGAAG CAGCTCCCATAGTTGATCAAAGAAAGGCCAGCAATGGTGGACTGAACTGGACATACAGCACTGGAACAATACTGTGGTCCCTTCTCCTAATACTGGAGTTACTTGAG GTTAATCATTGA